ATGTCCTTACCGGCGTTCTTTTGAGGATATCTGCAGGCACAGCTACTCTAGTAGGAACCGATGGCAAACGACTAGCCAAAATAGATGCCGAAGTTTCTATAGAACCCGATTTTTGTGGCGAGTATGTGATCCCTATCAAGGCTGTTGAGGAAATTATCAAGCTCTGCTCTGGGGAAGCTACAGAAGCAACCATTTTCTTAGCTGAAGATAAAATTGCTGTTGAATGCGATAATACCCTATTGATCACTAAATTGTTATCTGGGGATTTTCCTGACTTTTCTCCTGTTATCTCAACTCAAAGCAAGGTGACTCTAGATCTTCATAGAGAAGAACTTATGACACTTCTTAAACAAGTAGCTTTGTTTACAGGAGAATTTTCGCATTCTGTGAAATTTACTTTCACCCCTGGAGAACTCACCTTAACGGCCAATTGCACAAAAGTTGGAGAGGGTAGGGTCAGTATGGCGGTCAACTATGAGGGCGATAAATTAGAAATAGCTTTTAATCCTTTCTTTTTCCTAGATATATTGAAGCATAGCAAAGACGAATCCGTAAGCTTGGGAATTTCCGACTCTTACAATCCAGGAGTCATTACAGATTCCACCAGAAGTCTATTTATTATAATGCCTATGAGACTTCATGATGATTAGTCAATGAGAATCCTAAATCTACGACTTTGGAATTTTAGAAACCATTCTAACACAGAGATTTCTTTTTCTCCTGAGATCAATTATCTTTATGGAAAAAATGCTCAGGGAAAAACGAACCTGTTGGAAGCTATCTATATCTTATGCACAGGTAGGTCTTTCCGAACTTCTCATCTTGCTGAAGCTATTTCTTTCGGTAAAGATAGCTTTTATCTAGAAGCCGAATTCGAAAAAAAAAACTTCCTTCATTCGTTGGCCTTCTGTTTTGATAAGAAAGGGAAAAAAATTCTTTGTGATGGCTCTCCCATCACTACTATTTCGTCTTTAATCGGTAGGTTTCCTTTAATCCTATTCGCTCCCAATGATATAGAAATTATTACTGGACCTCCAGCCAGGCGGCGATCGTTTCTCAATCTACTCCTTGCTCAATCACATCCTATTTACGCTAAAAGTCTTACATCTTACACGCGATCCCTACAACACAGAAACTCACTGCTGCGAAACAGAGATACGAGCACCATATCTTTTTGGGAAAAGCAATTGGCTTCTAATGGAGCTAAACTGGTTACTATGAGATCTACCGCTATTTATACCCTTAATGAATATATGCAAACTTTGTGGCAGTACCCTGGAAAAGATTCTTTTGTTCTAAAATTCAAGAGCTGCATTCCTAAAGAACTAACTGATAACGAAGAAGATATCAGAGAATTTCTTATAGAACTTTTCAAAAAAACATTAGAAAAAGACATCGAATTTGGAGCATCCTCTCAGGGCCCTCACAGAGATGATTTCAGTATACTTGTAGATAATAAGCCTGCCGTCTCCTTTTCAAGCGAAGGTCAAAAACATAGCTTACTAGCAACACTTAAGCTATCTGAACATAAATACTTACAGAAACATCTAGATTCTCTCTTACCTCTGATTTGCCTGGATGACTTGCATGCAGGTCTTGATACTGACAGAGGAAATTACTTATTATCTTTACTTAAAAATACAGGCCAACAATTTATTACTTCTACAAAATCCCCTCAAAATTTAGCTGCCAATTCAAAAAGCTATCTAATAAAAGATGGCTCATATACTGCAACTCCTCAGAGTAATTGAAAAATTTAAAAAAATAATTAATAAACTCATTCTCTTTTAAAAAAACTTATTTAAAATAGTTTTATCGGTGATTGAAATGAGAAAAAGTTTATTATTATTATATTTTGTGTTGACTGGTGTTAAAGCTTTTGGTTCCCAAACAGTTATCACCCCACCTTCTAACGTGCAAGGAATACGAGATACTTCCTTGCAGAAAGAATCTGTAGTTTGTGTTCATGCCTTTTTAAGATCATATAAATCTTTAAAACCCATCAGCCATTCTTTAGAAAAAGATGGATACGATGTATTTATCTGGAACTATGAAACTAGGAAATTTACTCTTCAAAAACATGCAGAACATCTAGTAAGACTTCTCAAAAAGATAGCCGAAATAAAACCCGGAATTCCTATTAACTTTGTCACCCATTCAGTAGGCGGAGTTGTTGTAAGAGTTGCCTTATCCAGAGAGGACTGCCCTAAGGAAGCCAAACAGGGAAGAGCTATATTAATGGCTCCACCAAATGCCGGATCAACATTAGCCAGACGATACCGATGCTTGCCTATAGTACAGGCTGTTTTCGGAGATAATTTAGGAAGACAGCTCTTAACTTACAGTCCACAAAAAATGCTGAGCACTGGGACTATGCCAGAAAATGTTGAAGTTTTGATATTGAAAGGGAATAGAAGCAGTAAATTCCTTCCCTTCAAAATGGAGGGAGAAAACGACGGAAAAGTAAGAAGCAATGAAACATGCCTCAACACCCCTCATTTAGAATACACCATAAACGTCAATCATACCTATATCGTTAGCGATAAAAAATCCATATACCTGGTTAAAAAGTTCCTGAAGGAAGGATATTCCATAGAGGATATTCAAAAAAAACCAGAGGCCATAGAAAAAGTAATCTTAGAGAACAAAGAATCCAGGTTAGTGACAAGACGAAGAAACGACATTTACGTTATCCATTATTTCAGATCTAATATTTGGGGGTTCCCTAAGTTTTATAGGGAACACCCCAAAAAAACTAACCCCTGAAGATTCGATTAATATCCTGGAATGTCAAAAATAGGAAAAAGAAAATTAAAAAGATTATAAAAGGAAATAAAATTTTTTCCAACAACCTGATATTTAATCTCTTTCTCTTTATCATCTCCCAAAAGCTAATTAAAATATAACCGCCATCTAGGGCTGGTATAGGCATGAGATTAAGCACTGCTAAATTCATACTAATTAATCCTATCCAGAATAAAGCCTCTCCTAAACCCAAAGACCACCCAGTATGAAGAACCTGTATAATTCCTATAGGACCTGACAACCATTTCGGACCTAATCGTCCAAGCAATAAAGCTTTAAGAGTTTTTAAAGAATCCTTAACAACACTGGAACATAATACAAAAGGGTTGGGATTGTACTTAACTCCCATATCTTCCAAATGAACCCCCAAAGATAGCCGCTGCTTCTCTAGTTCTATTCTTTCTATTAATAAATTTTTCCTATTTTTATCCTTAATTTTCGCTGCCCAAGCGTATTGTTTGTCAAAAAACTCTTTGGGTAACAACTGCTCCCTTTTTAAAGGCTGGATTCCAGAAATTAAACGCATCCTTCCATTTCTCTCAATTGGATTTGCTGTTCCTATGGAATCTACTAAAGGTTTCATTGAATCAAAATCAAAGGAAGATATGAACATCTCATCCGCTGAAGTGATAGAAGGATTTGCAGTTCTCTCCTCTGGAGAAAGATTTTCTACTATCAAAGATATCTTATGATCTTGAAGAAGCCTCAATAGATCATAGTTTCTTGATACTGGAACTCCATCAATAGCAATAATCCTATCCCCAATTTCTAAAGGTGAACTTTCTTCAGGCAAAGAAACTTGAGGATCTATCGAGAATAACTTTCCCTCGACGTAACAGTGAGCATTAACAACGTAAGGGAGCACCATTAATGATTTCCACTTACCTTTTAGGCCTATTTCATACTGGGAATCTATTAACTCATTACGAACATACGAGCTCATCTGTAAGCTACCCGCAGCTACCCGAGGACAACGAATAAAAAGATCCTTATCCCCTCTTCGCACCTTAAGGAAAGCATATGATTGATTGAGAATCCGTGATAACTGTAATTGGGAAAACAATAATTCTCCATCAATCCATACCAATCGATCCCCTACTGACAGAGAAGAATCTTTTAGGGGAGATTCTTGTAACAACAAACTGTCCCTATCTACATGACTAAAGGAGTTTTTTCCAAAAATAAGATAGCTAGCTCCAGAAATAGGCAACATCCCCTGCTCATCATCAGAAGAAACAGCTCTAAGGGAAAAGAGCTTCTTAGTACCTCCAAGATACCCAGGCCTCTCTACAGATAAATCCCACCTACCCTCCAACAAGGAAGCTGAAACACAGTCTTTAACCCCAACATATTCCGATCCATTACAGGTAAGAATACGATCTCCTGGAAGCAACCCTTGAGAAGCAAGTGACGAAGCTGGGTTTACCCAACCTACAATTTTAGTAAATTCTGAGAAATCTTTGTTACGCCCCCCCCATAACCAAAGAAAAGAAAAAACCGAGAAAGCCAAAATGATATTAGCCAAAGGTCCTGCTATAAGAACAAAAATTCGCCTCAGTGGAGACTTACTATAAAAACCTCCTGGAACGTCATAAACTGACTCAGGTTTTTTTTCTTTATCAAATCCTGGATCCATTCCTTTGATGCGTACATAACCACCAAAAGGGACCCATCCTATCCTCCATTCTACTCCTCGGATACGACGCTTCCATATAGCTGCTCCAAAGCCTATGCTAAAACTTTCTACAGTCATTCCCATCCACCTAGCAGCAAGAAAATGTCCTGCTTCATGAACAAGAACTAGTACACCCAAAGCTATAGTCGCCAGAAGAAAATACAGAACAGTCATTGATAATACATCCTTACAGTTATCATGCTTGAGAAGCCAGGAGACCAGCCTCTTGGTCCACCTCTAAAATAGATTCTAAAGAAGAACAAGGAATAGGGTTATGCGAATCCATAAGATCCGATAATTTTGTTGTAATCTGCTTCCAAGAAATTTCTCCTCTTAGGAACCGATTCACAAGAACTTCATTAGCTGCATTAAAAAAACAAGGCATAGAAAGACCCTGCTGGATTGCCCTTTTTGCCAAAGAAAATCCTAAAAATTTTGTTTCATCTATGGGAGAAAAGTCCAGAGAAAAAGGCTCTTTAAAATTCCAAAAATCAAAACTCCCTCCCTTTCGTCCTTCATCAAGGGTCAGTACATGTTGAATAGGATATAACATGCTAGGACGGTTCATAACCATATGAACATGCCCATCGATCCACTCCACCATCCCATGAACACTGCTTGACGGATGGATCACGGCTTCAAGTTTATCAGGAGCACAATCAAAAAGCCAACGCGCCTCTATCAACTCCAATCCTTTGTTGACCAAAGTAGAGGAATCCACAGTAATTTTTGGCCCCATAGTCCAAGTTGGGTGATTCAGAACGTCTTTAACGGAAACTTCTTTCAAATCATCCAAAGTCTTGTTTAAAAAAGGACCTCCAGATGCTGTGAGAATAACTCTTGACACTTCCTCTAGAGGCTTTTCTTGAAGACACTGAAAAATAGCATTATGCTCGCTATCTACGGGCAACAACCTGGCTCCCGTCTGCTTAACTAAATTCCTAACAAGTTCTCCAGCGCAAACCATCACTTCCTTATTAGCTAAAGCTATAGTCTTCTTTGCTCGGATAGCGCTCAAAATAATTGGAAGTGCAGATATCCCAGAAGAAGCAGCAACTAAAACATCAACCTCTCTTTGAGCAACAATCTGGGATAATTCATCTTCATTAGAAAGAACTGTTACCCCACAACTAGAAAACTCCCTGGATAGAGATTTTGCAACCTCTTTGGAAGCAACATAAACAATTCTGGGGGCAAAAATCCTGATCTGTTCTCTCAATAAACTTGTTTTACTACCCGCTGCGGATAAAAGAAAAACAGAAAACGATCCCGGAAATCGTTTCACTACTTCTAAAGTTTGTGTTCCAATACTCCCAGTAGAACCTAAAATAGCAAGACTCTTCACTAACCTATCCCTAAAAAATCGTAAAAAAAGATCATAATGCTAGGGAATAGTATTGTCAATTCTAGTTTCACTAACTAACTTTTTAGAAGTTCCTTTATTTCCTGTTTTCAAAACAAAAGGAATAAAAGAGCGTTTCCAAAATAAAATAAGATTATTACCCCAATGCGCGAAATAGATGTTTACTCCGTGCAAAGAAATACATCCTCTTGCTCCCTGCTATAGAAAAATAAAACAATACAAATAACAAAACGGAGATTCCAGCCGTAGAGAACCCTAATCCCCAACAAGTTAAAATAGACCTAGAGATAGCTGGAGAAAGGATTGCTACCAGAGAAGAAAAAACAACAGACCAAGATAACATTCCTAGTAGCGATTTCGCTAATATCTTCGCTATCAACCCTGGGAAAATAAGGAAAGCTAAAGCCATTAAAACTCCCACAGCCTTAAAGGCTGCCACTAATGTCATAGCTATCTGTATAGTAATAAGATGGTTTAAAAATTTAGTTGGAAACCCAATAGTTATCCCAAATAAAAGATCAAAACTTAATACCTTTAGCCCTCTAAAAAACACCATGGTTAACAACGCATTTGTTGTCGCCACATAATAAGCTAAGTTTATATCATCCAGAGACAAAGCATCTGCACTCCCCATGACTAACTCTGTGCCGATATGGGCATTTTTAGTGAGAAAAACCAGCAAAATCAAGCCACAAGAAAATAATAGAGAGAAAGTAAATGCTACTCCAGAATCCTCCGAAACAGAAAAAACATCCTTCATCACTCGGACAAGCAACCCCGTCAGTAGAGCTGTCAACAAGGCTGCAAAACTTAATGTTGCAATAGACAAAGACAATGTTCTAGAAAAAAGAAAAGCACACACCAAACCAAATATGATAGTATGAGACAAAGCATTTCCGAACATCGCCATATTTTTAAGCACCAAAAAAGATCCTATAAAGGCACCAGAAATGGCTAATCCCAAAAACACTAAGACTTGAACTTCATCGATATAAATAGAGGACCATAGTTCCCAGGAAAAAACCCTAGAAATAAAAATTCCAAAAAACTCAAAAAAACCTACCCCTTCGTAAGGAGACATATTAGCAACCTTTTCTATTTCTATGCTTTGGTATAATGCTGTTATGAGGATCAACTTTAGGATCATTCAGCATTTTAGTTAACTCTAACTCTAATTCATCAGTGAGAACATGCTCCATTTCCTCAGCTAACGCGTGAACATCATTTTTAGAAAAATCTAGGGAATCTACCATGTATACTTCCCAAAGTCGATGCCGTCTAATCAAGCATTCTGAAAGTTCTTTGCATTTTTCTGTCAGGCAGAATTTCCCTCTGCCGCACCTTCTTAAAAGCTTTTTTAAAAGGAAAAATCTTATCCAAAGTTTTGGATGTCTCCTACTGCCAAAATACTCACAAAACCTCGCATGGTTTTTGATATCTTCGCTACTTAGCTCTTTTTGTCCCTCTGAAGAGGCGTACCATAAAGCTTTCAAAAAATGCTCGTAAGAAAGTCTCCAACGAAACGACAACCTACGATAAAGGCAAAAAATGGCTCCTCTACTAGGAGAAAAAATCAGTCCTAAAAAGACAAAAATACCAGAAATCAATACTACCAAAGGTCCTGTGGGAAGAATAATTTCTCTACCCTCAGAGGAGTTGAAAGAGAAAAAGACGGATAAAAAACTACCTAAAATACCTGAGATAGCCCCAACTCCAACAGAAGTCCATAAAATAATTCCCAAATCATCCGTAAACTGCCTAGAAGTGAGAGCTGGAGCAACAAACATGGCTGAAATTAGTATAATCCCCACACTGCGTACTCCAACAACAACAACGAAGGTAATAAAACACAGCGTTACCAAAGATATAAGCTTAAAAGGAATTCCACATGTCTCCGCAAAATCTTTATCAAAAATGGAGATCATTAGTTGGCGACGAAATATGAGTAAAAACATTCCAGATAAAACAAACAGAACTCCAGCCATAATTGCATCAGAATCTTTTAAAGTTGCAGCTTGGCCATAAAGGTAGGTGTTTATTTTATTATATAGCGCGGGAAAAGAATCTTTGACGCACCCGGAAAGAATCACTCCAATAGCAAAAAACAAAACCAAAATAAAGCACAAGGCAGAATCTCTGTTCATTTCTAAACGAACTTCTAAAAAAAAGACTCCACAGTAACCAATGATAGCAAAGATAACCCCACACAAAAAAATCCAAAACAAAGAGTCACTGAAGAAGAACGACTGAGAAACAAGTATCCCCACTAACAATCCAGGATAAGCCGCATGCGAAAGAGTTTCTGGGAGCATAGACTTCTTGGCTAGCAATAAAAACACCCCCCATAAAGACGCCGTAGCACAAACTAAAGCTACGGAAAGACAACTAGAGAGAAAGATATCGCTGAATAAAACACTTAACATAGTTTTAAATTTCTCCTGAGCGCCTCTCCTTGGACAACTTTAACGTTCTATCAAAAAGATCTGCATTTCTACCAAAGGCCTGCTTAATTGTTTCTGAACTAAAACAATCTTGAATGGAGCCCGCGGCTACAAGCCTTTTGTTTAAAAGAATAACAGAGTCAAAAATCTCTGGAACTTTCTCCAAGTCGTGATGGACGACAACAACTGTTTTACCCATTGATTTCATTTGTTTTAGAATATTTATTGCAGTCTCTGTTGAAGCAACATCAATAGCTGAAAACAACTCATCCATGAAATACAAATCTGCTTTCTGCATTAAGGCTCTAGCTAAAAAAGCTCTCTGCTGTTGTCCCCCAGATAATCTACCTATCTGTCTATCACAAAATTTTTCTAGGCCTACCTTAGCAATTTGCTCCATAGCTTCATTGCGATCACCGCGACTTATTCTGGAAAATAGTCCTTTTCTTCCGTAGGCACCAGTAAGCACTAATTCTTTCAAGGTTATAGGAAAATCCCAATCAACAGATGCCCTTTGAGGCATATAACTAACCTTTTCTCTGACTTTTTTAAACTTTTTTCCAAAAAAGGATACGGACCCAGAAAAACTTTTGATCAACCCTAAAGAAGCTTTAAGCAAAGTACTCTTGCCTGCCCCATTAGGACCCAATATCGCTACTAGACTACCAGAAGAGACAGAAAACGAAACATCATAGAGAACTGGCGAATGTTCGTAATTCACACACAAATTACGTACATCCCAAACTACATCTTTGTCTATTGAATTAAAAGTCGGCAACCTTACCTCCTAATTCTTCGGTAATCAAAACAATGTTATGCTTAAACATGTCAAAGTATGTACCGCCAACGGGAATATTATCACTATAGATGGGGCGCTTAGATAACCTCAGTGGGTGCTTTTTCTTTAAACAAGATACTATTTTCTTCAAGGAATCCTGGCTTAGAGATTCTTCTGGGAAAACGACCTCCACGCAATGCTCACAAATGTAGTCAGCTACCCTAATAATATCCCGAATTCCTATTTGTACTTCGGGAGACACTCCTTCTGGGGAAGTACATCTCTTTCTCCAGCTACCATCTTCTCTCTCCTTATCTATAGCAAGATACGAATATGAAAAATAATTAAATGCACTATGACCCGTAACTAAAAACCTCTTGTTTAAAGGAACCGACCCTATAGACTGTTTTGCCCATGCATCTAACTTATCCATGGCTTCCAACAAATTATCCGCATTTGAAAAGAACGTCGATGATAATTCCGGGTAGATTTTTGACAAAGACCGAGCTATCTCGTGAGCTACATGCTTCCAAATACCCACATCTAACCAAATATGGGGATCCATAACTCCTTCCTCACAAAGGACTTTAAATTTTTTTTCTTCAGCCAGTCGATCCCCTAAACTAACTACTTTAGGATTACCCTCTAAGAGTTTTCTCATACTTAGCGTATGCTCTAAACCCAGCCCGCAACAAAAGATTAAATCAGCACCAGCGATTTTATCACTATCCCCTTTGACTATTTCGTACGAATGAGGATCTAGTTCTCCGTTGATTAAAACATTACATTGAACACTATCTCCAACCACGACCTTAACACAATCGTGGATCATCCTATTTGTGGATAGAATGTAAGGAGTCCGACTCTGCTTTTGCTTAGAAGAACTTTGCGAAGAGCAACCTGTAACCGCAATCACTAAAGCTGCTAACATTAAAAAAGCACCGATCGTAGAAAGAACTCTTTTCATATAATTCCCAATCCAAAGCTTAAACGAAAAACATAACAAACCCTCTCATCAATAACCAAGGAATAAAAGAATTTGTTGTTCGGAGAGCTTACAAAAAATAAAAATTCCCAAAAATCAAAAAAAGCATTCAAGGGAATAATTTGGAGATATCCTCTTTCTCGTTTAAGGTTAAATAGAATCAAAAAGTTAAAGCTTAAAAAGCAAATCTTTTAAAGCCATCTTCTCATCACGAGAAAATATAAAATATGAATCGAATGAAAATATTATGGTAGAATAAATTATCAATTTTATAGATAATCAGATTCCAAAAAGATTTTAATGGAATGTTTTTTGGTTTAGATCTACTATCATCAAAAATTAGACAAGAACTAGGAAATTAATTGTTTTTTCAAATTGAATTCAAATTACACAAGATATAGAGTTAAAATCGACTCTTTAGCTTTAAATTTCGAATGATTAGTTTGGAAAGGCAAGTCAGAGGGATCTTTAAATTAAAGAACAAATACTCCCCAATTTAGTGTATCATTTTGCAAAGAATAAGGTGATTATGATGGCCGTCGTTGATCAAGCTACGAAAGAAGAGACAGAAAAATTAATTGAAAAAGCGATTAAAAAAGTTAATGGCAGTAGGGAAAACGATCTTTGCAGATACCTTCCTGGCCCTGCTGGTGGTTACATGCACCACTTTACATTAAGAAAAATGAAGGCATCAGATCCAGAACAGTTGCATAAGATGCTTAAAGATTTTATCATCGGATCAGACATGCCAAGGGCTATTGAGCCGAAACCTCGAGCCCCTAGGGGATCTAAAAAGAAAAGAGACTTTGTTAGCTTTACAAAAAACGATATAGAGCGAGTTTTAGAACTGGCTAGACAAGTTGGAGATAAAGATTTATTAGCGAGATTTAGCCCCAAACGACCTCTGCCTTCCCTAAAAAGGGAGTTAATTCGTTCTATTAGGAACGGTGTTGTAAGCTTTGATTTGTGGAACGCCTATGTGGAAGCCGTAAAATCAGCTAATGCGTCTGAAGCAGCCGCTTCTTTTGTTTAAAAAATAATCTTTATAGGGGGTTTCTAAGAGGGAGCCCCTTAGTTGCTCTCTGTTTGTCCCTTTCTTCTTGTCAATAGCAGAAAAAACTGCTATACTTATTCCCTTGAAAAATTGAGTTTCTAAACTACTATTTAAATAAATCAACTAAACTAAGTTAATTAACGTATTTCAGAGGGTAATTATGACGACGACAACGGAAAAACCTTTTGGAAAATTGCGTTCTTTCATTTGGCCCATACATAAGCATGAGTTGAAGAAAGTTTTGCCAATGTTCCTTATGTTCTTCTGTATAGCTTTTAACTATACCATTTTAAGAGACACAAAAGACACTCTTATAGTCACGGCACCAGGGTCTGGAGCAGAAGCTATTCCTTTTATCAAAGTATGGCTGGTTGTGCCTTCCGCTGTCCTTTTCATGATTATTTACGCAAAACTCAGTAATATCCTTAGCAAACAAGCACTATTTTACGCGGTTATTTCTCCGTTTCTCCTCTTCTTTGTCTTGTTCCCTGTTGTGATCTATCCTTTCAGAGAGGTTTTACACCCAACTACT
This sequence is a window from Chlamydiifrater volucris. Protein-coding genes within it:
- a CDS encoding site-2 protease family protein; the encoded protein is MTVLYFLLATIALGVLVLVHEAGHFLAARWMGMTVESFSIGFGAAIWKRRIRGVEWRIGWVPFGGYVRIKGMDPGFDKEKKPESVYDVPGGFYSKSPLRRIFVLIAGPLANIILAFSVFSFLWLWGGRNKDFSEFTKIVGWVNPASSLASQGLLPGDRILTCNGSEYVGVKDCVSASLLEGRWDLSVERPGYLGGTKKLFSLRAVSSDDEQGMLPISGASYLIFGKNSFSHVDRDSLLLQESPLKDSSLSVGDRLVWIDGELLFSQLQLSRILNQSYAFLKVRRGDKDLFIRCPRVAAGSLQMSSYVRNELIDSQYEIGLKGKWKSLMVLPYVVNAHCYVEGKLFSIDPQVSLPEESSPLEIGDRIIAIDGVPVSRNYDLLRLLQDHKISLIVENLSPEERTANPSITSADEMFISSFDFDSMKPLVDSIGTANPIERNGRMRLISGIQPLKREQLLPKEFFDKQYAWAAKIKDKNRKNLLIERIELEKQRLSLGVHLEDMGVKYNPNPFVLCSSVVKDSLKTLKALLLGRLGPKWLSGPIGIIQVLHTGWSLGLGEALFWIGLISMNLAVLNLMPIPALDGGYILISFWEMIKRKRLNIRLLEKILFPFIIFLIFFFLFLTFQDINRIFRG
- the recF gene encoding DNA replication/repair protein RecF (All proteins in this family for which functions are known are DNA-binding proteins that assist the filamentation of RecA onto DNA for the initiation of recombination or recombinational repair.); amino-acid sequence: MRILNLRLWNFRNHSNTEISFSPEINYLYGKNAQGKTNLLEAIYILCTGRSFRTSHLAEAISFGKDSFYLEAEFEKKNFLHSLAFCFDKKGKKILCDGSPITTISSLIGRFPLILFAPNDIEIITGPPARRRSFLNLLLAQSHPIYAKSLTSYTRSLQHRNSLLRNRDTSTISFWEKQLASNGAKLVTMRSTAIYTLNEYMQTLWQYPGKDSFVLKFKSCIPKELTDNEEDIREFLIELFKKTLEKDIEFGASSQGPHRDDFSILVDNKPAVSFSSEGQKHSLLATLKLSEHKYLQKHLDSLLPLICLDDLHAGLDTDRGNYLLSLLKNTGQQFITSTKSPQNLAANSKSYLIKDGSYTATPQSN
- a CDS encoding metal ABC transporter permease — encoded protein: MILKLILITALYQSIEIEKVANMSPYEGVGFFEFFGIFISRVFSWELWSSIYIDEVQVLVFLGLAISGAFIGSFLVLKNMAMFGNALSHTIIFGLVCAFLFSRTLSLSIATLSFAALLTALLTGLLVRVMKDVFSVSEDSGVAFTFSLLFSCGLILLVFLTKNAHIGTELVMGSADALSLDDINLAYYVATTNALLTMVFFRGLKVLSFDLLFGITIGFPTKFLNHLITIQIAMTLVAAFKAVGVLMALAFLIFPGLIAKILAKSLLGMLSWSVVFSSLVAILSPAISRSILTCWGLGFSTAGISVLLFVLFYFSIAGSKRMYFFARSKHLFRALG
- a CDS encoding esterase/lipase family protein, with the protein product MRKSLLLLYFVLTGVKAFGSQTVITPPSNVQGIRDTSLQKESVVCVHAFLRSYKSLKPISHSLEKDGYDVFIWNYETRKFTLQKHAEHLVRLLKKIAEIKPGIPINFVTHSVGGVVVRVALSREDCPKEAKQGRAILMAPPNAGSTLARRYRCLPIVQAVFGDNLGRQLLTYSPQKMLSTGTMPENVEVLILKGNRSSKFLPFKMEGENDGKVRSNETCLNTPHLEYTINVNHTYIVSDKKSIYLVKKFLKEGYSIEDIQKKPEAIEKVILENKESRLVTRRRNDIYVIHYFRSNIWGFPKFYREHPKKTNP
- the dxr gene encoding 1-deoxy-D-xylulose-5-phosphate reductoisomerase, producing MKSLAILGSTGSIGTQTLEVVKRFPGSFSVFLLSAAGSKTSLLREQIRIFAPRIVYVASKEVAKSLSREFSSCGVTVLSNEDELSQIVAQREVDVLVAASSGISALPIILSAIRAKKTIALANKEVMVCAGELVRNLVKQTGARLLPVDSEHNAIFQCLQEKPLEEVSRVILTASGGPFLNKTLDDLKEVSVKDVLNHPTWTMGPKITVDSSTLVNKGLELIEARWLFDCAPDKLEAVIHPSSSVHGMVEWIDGHVHMVMNRPSMLYPIQHVLTLDEGRKGGSFDFWNFKEPFSLDFSPIDETKFLGFSLAKRAIQQGLSMPCFFNAANEVLVNRFLRGEISWKQITTKLSDLMDSHNPIPCSSLESILEVDQEAGLLASQA
- a CDS encoding iron chelate uptake ABC transporter family permease subunit — its product is MLSVLFSDIFLSSCLSVALVCATASLWGVFLLLAKKSMLPETLSHAAYPGLLVGILVSQSFFFSDSLFWIFLCGVIFAIIGYCGVFFLEVRLEMNRDSALCFILVLFFAIGVILSGCVKDSFPALYNKINTYLYGQAATLKDSDAIMAGVLFVLSGMFLLIFRRQLMISIFDKDFAETCGIPFKLISLVTLCFITFVVVVGVRSVGIILISAMFVAPALTSRQFTDDLGIILWTSVGVGAISGILGSFLSVFFSFNSSEGREIILPTGPLVVLISGIFVFLGLIFSPSRGAIFCLYRRLSFRWRLSYEHFLKALWYASSEGQKELSSEDIKNHARFCEYFGSRRHPKLWIRFFLLKKLLRRCGRGKFCLTEKCKELSECLIRRHRLWEVYMVDSLDFSKNDVHALAEEMEHVLTDELELELTKMLNDPKVDPHNSIIPKHRNRKGC
- the dnaN gene encoding DNA polymerase III subunit beta translates to MKFVVSRNELSNLIRRLQNIVPQNTPIPILSHVLIETNNDELIFTATDLTVSTRCVAKAKVQEKGALSIPSRRFFQLVRELTESSVEVASLSGEMAEIVSGSSRFKLHSMEKEDFPMLPDMSNAVRFSLSSENLKDMFQRTSFAVSREESRYVLTGVLLRISAGTATLVGTDGKRLAKIDAEVSIEPDFCGEYVIPIKAVEEIIKLCSGEATEATIFLAEDKIAVECDNTLLITKLLSGDFPDFSPVISTQSKVTLDLHREELMTLLKQVALFTGEFSHSVKFTFTPGELTLTANCTKVGEGRVSMAVNYEGDKLEIAFNPFFFLDILKHSKDESVSLGISDSYNPGVITDSTRSLFIIMPMRLHDD
- a CDS encoding metal ABC transporter solute-binding protein, Zn/Mn family, with translation MKRVLSTIGAFLMLAALVIAVTGCSSQSSSKQKQSRTPYILSTNRMIHDCVKVVVGDSVQCNVLINGELDPHSYEIVKGDSDKIAGADLIFCCGLGLEHTLSMRKLLEGNPKVVSLGDRLAEEKKFKVLCEEGVMDPHIWLDVGIWKHVAHEIARSLSKIYPELSSTFFSNADNLLEAMDKLDAWAKQSIGSVPLNKRFLVTGHSAFNYFSYSYLAIDKEREDGSWRKRCTSPEGVSPEVQIGIRDIIRVADYICEHCVEVVFPEESLSQDSLKKIVSCLKKKHPLRLSKRPIYSDNIPVGGTYFDMFKHNIVLITEELGGKVADF
- a CDS encoding metal ABC transporter ATP-binding protein, with protein sequence MPTFNSIDKDVVWDVRNLCVNYEHSPVLYDVSFSVSSGSLVAILGPNGAGKSTLLKASLGLIKSFSGSVSFFGKKFKKVREKVSYMPQRASVDWDFPITLKELVLTGAYGRKGLFSRISRGDRNEAMEQIAKVGLEKFCDRQIGRLSGGQQQRAFLARALMQKADLYFMDELFSAIDVASTETAINILKQMKSMGKTVVVVHHDLEKVPEIFDSVILLNKRLVAAGSIQDCFSSETIKQAFGRNADLFDRTLKLSKERRSGEI